The sequence GCCGTCCGCGATCACCATGCTCACACTACGGATGTGCTCGGCCACCACGCGGTGGGACACACTCTGCGGCCCCTCGTACGCCTGCCCGCTCAGCTCGGCGACCTTCGCCACGATCGGTGCGAACACGTCGTTGCTGTAGAAGTCGTACACGTCCTGCACCACGGTCGCGATGCGCTCCAGGCCCATGCCAGTATCGATGTTCTTGAACGGCAGGTCCTTCAGGACCGGCGTACCGTCCGGCAGCGGGTCCTGACGGTCGAACTGCGGGAACACGTTGTTCCAGATCTCCAGGAACCGCGCACTCTCGCGGGTCTCGGCGTACTCCGCCCAGGTGTCATTCCCGTACTTCGGGCCCCGGTCATAGAAGATCTCGCTGCACGGCCCGCACGGTCCGTTCGGTCCTTCCTTCGGCGCGTCCGCCGGCCAGAAGTTCTCATCCGCCCCGAACCGCAGGATGTGATCCGCCGGCAGACCATTCACCTCGGTCCAGATGCGGAAGGCTTCCTCGTCCTCCTCATAGATGGTCACGTACAGCCGCGCGCGGTCCAGACCCAGCCACTCCGGGCTGGTCAGGAACTCCCACGCCCACGTCAGCGACTCCTGCTTGAAGTAATCGCCGAAAGAGAAGTTCCCCAACATTTCCAGCAGCGAACAGTGCCGCAGCGTCCGGCCCACGTTCTCAATATCCCCGATCCGCAGGCACTTCTGCGCCGTCGTCACGCGCTTGTTCGCCACGCCATCAAACACCGCCGGGGCACCCATGAACTGATCCTTGAACGGCTGCATCCCCGCCACCGTGAACAGCGTCGTCGGATCAGGCGCGACCGTGCTGTAACTCGGCAACCGCAGGTGCCCCTTCCCCTCAAAGAACTGCAGGTACTTCTCCCGAATCTGCGCCGTCGTCAGCGAAACCGTCATAACGCAAAGTCTAGCGCGCCCACCCAGAACGCACACCCTGCCTAACAGACGGCCCACGCGCACGCCGACTGGCCTACCCAGGCAGACAAAAACGCCCAGGCAGGACGCCCAGGCGTAAGCAGACGGAGCTTCACCGCAACGGAACCCGCTTGAATCCCGAGCCCGTCCACACCAGCTTCAACACGTCCAGACGATCCCCACATGTGTACTCGCTATTCGCCAGAACCGTACACTTTGCGAGCAGCCGGGCGTCATCTGGTTTCAGGGAGATCACGATGCTCGTCCCGAACCTTGGTAGGTTCACTGACGTCCGCACCGGACCTTTCGGATTGACGCCCGTGATCTTTCTGTAAAACGCCTCAGCGTCTGTAGATGAAACCCGCAAAATATTGGTGATGTTTCGCAGTTTGAACGCTGAATCAAACATATATAACGCCTGCACATCCTCATCTCCACGATAACGGTTTAAACCCACCGCGCCAGACCCACCCTTTCCATTCCAGACGGTGAATTCAAGATAGCCGCCTTCGGCGAGATCGAGGATTGCGTACTGATTTTTGCGGTCTACCATGCTATTGGGAGAAGTTAATAATCTAGCCCTTGATGAGGACGTTAGGGTTTGCATTTTTACTATTTCTGGATCATACTTAAGAATTGGTATTGCGTATGGGGGCAGAATTTGCCACATAGAATCTATGCTGACTGCGCCGCTGATTGAGCATGAAGCAAGTATGGCAAAACTACTAATGAATATCTTCATTTATTTCCTCTCAAACGCAGCAATCCAATGAAATGTAAACTTACTGACCTGATTCCAGGGGAAAACTGTATCTTCGCCAACTCCCGCCTCTTTGGTTTTTCCATTGAGATTTCCATTATAACTTCCTGTAACGTTGCTCGGCCTGTAGTTCAACAGGCTGGGCAGCCTGCCGTAGGGGTCGTCAACTGTGATGCCCTCGTTTGTGATTGACTGGAGTCTAATAATATGGCCGTTCAGGCTCATCATAACTCCATTGCCATTTCTTAAACATGGAAGAATCTCATCTTTCCACTCAGTGTAGTCGCCTCTAAACTTGTCCTTTCGCATTACCTTCCTCGCTTTAAGCTCTCGAGCGACACCTTCCCAACCGCCCTCTGTTGTTCTGGGCGGCAAGCTGTTTTTACGTCTCACATTCTCTAGGAAATCCTCATACTGGCCATCGGAAGGATTTTCTATGCCCAATGTTTCCATAACCATTGTTAGAGATGTCAAATTACACATAATATCGCCTATAGGCTTACCCGTATAGATCACCCAATGAGTTTTTCCATCCCGACCTGTATAGGACCATCGGTCGGACTGCAAGCCAATGGATTGATTGTTCCTCTGATTGCGATAAGGTATCTTAGTTTGAAGTATTTCGAATAAATCGCCCTTCATCTTATTATCTTGTAATTTAACTATCAAAGAGCGAGCCAGGTTTATTTCTTTTATGGTATAGGCTTTTTTGTATGAATTGAGATTGATGAGTTTATCCAGCTGATCTGGAGGTGTCGAAGATTTTGCACTCTGACTTCCTCCAACCGCTGCTTGTGACTGAGAACTGCCTGCGGCGACCGATATGGTCTTCTCGACATCAATCCCACATCCTCTCATGATTGCGATTAGACTTTCTGCGTATGCCCCTGGTTTGCCTGTATTGGCATACCCGGCTCTATCTATTGCGTATGCCGCCTCCCTCAAGGTCTTTGCCTCAAAATATCCAGCTTTTGCATATCTTGGATTATCAATTGTAAAATTCGCTCGAGCTATAAATGCGTCTGCATAATCTTTATAATCAGCAAAAGGTTCCATTTTGTTAACTAATCTTTGAAGCCTTGGATCCCACTCCTTTGTTGGTGCAAATGTTCTGGGCCTGTTAGGGTCAAATTCTTTAATTCCAAATACGTTGTTCTTTCCTGAGTGTGATTGTCCCCATCCTGACTCGGTGGCCCACTGTGCAGCAATAAGCTCGGGGTGCGGCACCCCTAAACTCCGGAATGATTTAACGATATTAAAAAATACTTCGTGTCGGTCCTTCTTCACCATTGTTTTTGGCGTGTAATTTGAAGAATTAAGAGCGGCGATTACACTCTGGGAAACTTTGGATCTATCTATATGCGCCGTCTGCGCTGGACTTTCCGTATTCTCAACTGAAGGTGTCTGAGTTAAAACCGTTGCAGGAGCGCGCGTAGGGAGAAGTGCAACTGGAATAGCTGAAAGTGTCAAACTCGAGGCTTTGAAGGCACCAGATGCAGTTTCATTGGAGAAATTGCTGGTGACAGTCTTACCGTCCGGGCTGATCTTCCCCTGAAACTCGGCATTATTTTCCGTGCCTTGTAGGTTGAAGGTGTTGTCGTCGCGGAGTTGCCCTTCAAGGTGCCAGCCTCTGCCTTGGCCGGGGGTGGCCTGGTAGCGGGCGGTGAGGTGGCCGTTGGGTTGGCGGATGATGCGGAGTTGGAAGGTGATGCCGTTGGCGGTGCCACGGAAGGTGCGTTGCCAGCTCTGGGTGCCTGCTTTGAGAGGGCGGGGTGCGGCTGGGGTGGGGGTTTTGGGTTGGGGTGCTTTGCCGGTGAGGGGCTCTCTGGTGTCGAACATGTGACCTCCGGTTCAGTTAGGGTACCGGGCGGTGTACTGTGGGTGTGCCTCATGTGAGGCAGGCCCGGTCACTGGTGTGCCGGGCCTGCTGTTTTGTCTGTGTCAGTCGAGGTCGACGGCCCACCATGCTTCGCGTTGCGCGGCGAGGCGGGCGCGGGGGTCGCCGATGGTGTCGAGTGCTTTGGCGAGGCCCTGCCAGTCGTGTTCGCTCATGGGGTCGATGGCCAGCGCGCGTTGGTGGAACTGGGCGGCGTCGCGGTCGCGTCCGGCGGAGGTGGCGGCGCGGGCGGCAATGCCGAGGAGGGTGAGTTGTTTCTGTTCGAGGCGGGCGCGGACGTCGTCGGCCCAGGGGCTGTCGGTGCCGGGAAGGTAGTGGCCGTACTGCGCGACGAGTTCACGGAGTTCTTCGAGGCCCAGGCTGCCCTGTTCGGCCTGCGCGGCGAGCAGTTCGAAGCGTTGCACGTCGTATTCGGGGTTCAGGTCGCTGGCGAGGGCGTAGCGGCGGTTGGTGCTGACGACGGCTTCGTTGCTTAAGGACCGGCGCAGGCGGTGCAGGGTGGTGTGGAAGAGGCTGCTGGCGCGCGCCTCGTCCTTTTCGGGCCAGAGGGCCTCGGCGGCTTCCCAGCTGGTGACTTCTTTGTGTTCCAGCAGGTAGAAGAACAGTTCGAGGGCTTTGCGGCTGACCCAGGTGACGGTGC comes from Deinococcus radiotolerans and encodes:
- a CDS encoding response regulator, which translates into the protein MPRILVVDDDAAILKLVSVILSRAGHEVRTSTHPVEALDLLKVFTPDLVISDVVMPYMTGLEFLEKVRAHEQHASLPFMLLSSHAERGDVRRGMNLGADDYLPKPFTPQDLTGAIDARLRRAGLNQQNENQMQAKGLGTAQVIWKGSTVTWVSRKALELFFYLLEHKEVTSWEAAEALWPEKDEARASSLFHTTLHRLRRSLSNEAVVSTNRRYALASDLNPEYDVQRFELLAAQAEQGSLGLEELRELVAQYGHYLPGTDSPWADDVRARLEQKQLTLLGIAARAATSAGRDRDAAQFHQRALAIDPMSEHDWQGLAKALDTIGDPRARLAAQREAWWAVDLD
- a CDS encoding glucosaminidase domain-containing protein — encoded protein: MFDTREPLTGKAPQPKTPTPAAPRPLKAGTQSWQRTFRGTANGITFQLRIIRQPNGHLTARYQATPGQGRGWHLEGQLRDDNTFNLQGTENNAEFQGKISPDGKTVTSNFSNETASGAFKASSLTLSAIPVALLPTRAPATVLTQTPSVENTESPAQTAHIDRSKVSQSVIAALNSSNYTPKTMVKKDRHEVFFNIVKSFRSLGVPHPELIAAQWATESGWGQSHSGKNNVFGIKEFDPNRPRTFAPTKEWDPRLQRLVNKMEPFADYKDYADAFIARANFTIDNPRYAKAGYFEAKTLREAAYAIDRAGYANTGKPGAYAESLIAIMRGCGIDVEKTISVAAGSSQSQAAVGGSQSAKSSTPPDQLDKLINLNSYKKAYTIKEINLARSLIVKLQDNKMKGDLFEILQTKIPYRNQRNNQSIGLQSDRWSYTGRDGKTHWVIYTGKPIGDIMCNLTSLTMVMETLGIENPSDGQYEDFLENVRRKNSLPPRTTEGGWEGVARELKARKVMRKDKFRGDYTEWKDEILPCLRNGNGVMMSLNGHIIRLQSITNEGITVDDPYGRLPSLLNYRPSNVTGSYNGNLNGKTKEAGVGEDTVFPWNQVSKFTFHWIAAFERK